In one window of Calditrichota bacterium DNA:
- a CDS encoding PorV/PorQ family protein: MKFYLKLLVINLILSSILFAQNNNGFVLLKMDVDARAAAMAGTYTALATDASASYYNPAGLNSSEGPTIVAMHNDWIWDISHSFAAMQFYQGDHNFSLSFNYLQIPGIAIRGNVPSEDPSGTTEAFNLVAGLSYATTFDDWQFGGSLKYLFEKYYLSSAPGWAVDLGIRKEALFTGVDFGFVIQNLGKMSVLKNEASPLPVIIQTALAFKGPEFLSDKLLFTPGIQWVSKEQVYFGIGSEYQLMEYLTLRAGVKNGVDDVVWNFGAGINYNSFHFDYAYSPLEFDFGNPANMFSVGISY, translated from the coding sequence GTGAAATTTTATTTAAAACTTTTAGTAATCAATTTAATTCTATCCAGCATTCTTTTTGCTCAAAATAATAATGGGTTTGTTCTGTTAAAAATGGATGTGGATGCCAGGGCAGCTGCAATGGCCGGTACTTACACAGCATTGGCAACAGACGCCTCGGCCAGCTATTACAATCCGGCTGGTTTAAACAGTTCAGAAGGCCCAACCATAGTTGCAATGCATAACGATTGGATATGGGATATTTCACATAGTTTTGCTGCCATGCAGTTTTATCAGGGGGATCATAATTTTTCACTTTCATTTAATTATCTTCAAATACCCGGTATTGCCATTCGCGGAAATGTGCCATCGGAAGATCCTTCCGGAACGACTGAAGCTTTTAACCTTGTAGCAGGTCTTAGTTATGCCACAACTTTTGATGATTGGCAATTTGGTGGTTCACTGAAATATCTTTTTGAAAAATACTATTTATCTTCAGCACCAGGCTGGGCAGTTGATTTAGGGATTCGCAAAGAGGCGCTTTTTACAGGTGTTGATTTTGGTTTTGTGATTCAAAATCTTGGGAAAATGTCAGTTTTAAAAAATGAAGCCAGCCCATTGCCTGTGATTATACAAACAGCTTTGGCATTTAAAGGTCCAGAATTTTTAAGTGACAAATTATTATTTACTCCAGGTATTCAATGGGTTTCAAAAGAACAGGTTTATTTTGGTATCGGTTCTGAATATCAGCTTATGGAGTATCTTACTTTAAGGGCTGGAGTTAAAAATGGGGTAGATGATGTTGTCTGGAATTTTGGTGCCGGGATAAACTACAATTCTTTTCATTTTGATTATGCTTATTCTCCATTAGAATTTGATTTCGGAAATCCGGCTAACATGTTTTCTGTTGGAATTAGTTATTAA
- a CDS encoding PorV/PorQ family protein, translating to MKKVILFLFLSISFTFAGENAGLAGSFTRLGLGARAIAMGNTGVAAPARGYSFYYNPALSGMQEQKVFTNSYNFLSQDRHIYFLGFSMKVPPGAGLSVGWLKSGTSDIPSHNSIGNNTGEVNHHAHGVYASFSRQFSERFSVGLTIKALFEFINDGTKDFDYESKGVGGDIGVFYKASEDISVGLVYKDIGSKLKANTEKLFELGGTTIDDFPKLIRAGVFYKTPFEGINFAYDFEISSTEEYSNHIGFETIHGRNLALRLGLIEFLGEDTKRDIQFVAGAGFDFKLYTFHSNLDYAFIGPKFDEGSSHLFSWEIYF from the coding sequence ATGAAAAAAGTCATTTTATTTTTATTTTTATCAATCAGCTTTACTTTTGCCGGAGAAAATGCCGGTTTGGCCGGATCATTTACACGGCTAGGTTTGGGCGCGCGGGCCATTGCTATGGGAAACACGGGCGTAGCGGCACCCGCACGTGGATATTCATTTTATTATAATCCGGCTTTGTCTGGCATGCAGGAACAGAAAGTATTTACAAATTCTTACAACTTTCTTTCTCAAGACCGCCATATTTATTTTTTGGGCTTTTCAATGAAGGTTCCGCCAGGTGCGGGGCTCTCTGTTGGCTGGCTAAAAAGTGGAACTTCCGACATCCCGTCACACAACTCCATTGGAAATAACACTGGAGAAGTTAATCATCATGCACATGGTGTTTATGCCAGTTTCTCAAGGCAGTTTTCCGAAAGGTTTTCCGTCGGTTTAACAATAAAAGCCCTTTTTGAATTTATCAATGACGGCACAAAAGATTTTGATTATGAATCAAAAGGCGTTGGTGGAGATATCGGTGTTTTTTATAAGGCAAGTGAAGATATCTCAGTAGGCTTGGTGTACAAGGATATTGGTTCAAAGTTAAAAGCCAATACAGAAAAACTTTTTGAACTAGGCGGCACTACAATAGATGATTTTCCGAAACTGATTAGAGCGGGAGTTTTTTATAAAACGCCGTTTGAAGGCATTAATTTTGCGTATGATTTTGAAATAAGCAGTACGGAAGAATATTCCAACCACATTGGTTTTGAAACAATTCATGGGCGTAACCTGGCTTTGCGACTTGGATTAATTGAGTTTTTGGGAGAAGATACGAAACGTGATATTCAGTTCGTTGCCGGTGCAGGATTTGATTTTAAACTTTATACTTTTCATTCAAACCTGGATTATGCATTTATCGGCCCAAAGTTTGATGAAGGGTCGAGCCATTTATTCTCCTGGGAAATTTATTTTTAG
- a CDS encoding GNAT family N-acetyltransferase, with amino-acid sequence MKNQTREKWLNDPLVKKFLSFGSSFSSSPLFEKPAFVQNFEIYLDKKLIGDIKVFGNNKDIKKHIAQVLMVLGESRGKGVGTKALELLLDSIKGMYDAVYCNVNRYNIASIKMLRKNGFRIKRLVGNEVVLYKTLSLKNLKKVPISI; translated from the coding sequence GTGAAAAATCAAACCCGTGAGAAATGGTTAAATGATCCGTTGGTAAAGAAGTTTTTATCATTTGGATCAAGCTTTTCTTCAAGCCCTCTTTTTGAAAAACCAGCCTTTGTTCAAAATTTTGAAATTTATCTGGACAAAAAACTTATTGGTGACATCAAGGTTTTTGGTAATAACAAAGATATTAAAAAACATATTGCACAGGTTTTAATGGTCTTGGGCGAATCACGTGGGAAAGGTGTTGGGACAAAAGCGCTGGAGCTTCTGTTGGATTCAATAAAAGGTATGTACGATGCTGTTTATTGCAATGTTAACAGATATAATATTGCCAGTATTAAAATGCTTCGTAAAAATGGGTTCCGAATAAAAAGACTTGTTGGAAATGAAGTTGTTCTATATAAAACACTTAGTTTAAAAAATCTTAAAAAGGTTCCTATTTCTATTTGA